The DNA sequence TTTCCGAATCTAGAGCAGGTCTTGCAAGCCCAGTATCATCTTTCATCATTGCAATAGTACCGCCTAATCCTATGATAGCTATGTTTTTCATTATTTTTAAAGCTCTATGTTGTTTTTGTTTTGCTTAAAAAATCATTAGCTACTTCACAATATGTATGGAAACTGACTCCAGGAAAACCTTTTAAATAAGAGATAAATTTATCATGCATAGGCATATAATTATTCACTAGATATTAATATACTATATATGTTATATACAATTTTAATAATTTTACAAACCAACTACATAAATTATAAATTTCATTATGCTAACATAACAAATTGTAGGCTGTATTTAAACATAGAGATTTTTTATATTCTGCCTCCCTATTCTTCTGTCCTTGGATTTAATAAAACTACTAAAGACCTGCTTTCTAAAGGATATTCTTTGTCGGGGTCATATCTGCATCCTTTTCGTTTGTCATCGAAGGTATCAAAAACTACTTCCCAGCTACCATTATTCAAAAGTGATGGTATTTTAAATGGAATTAGTTCATAATGAGCATTTAAAAGAATTAAAAGATGATCATCTGAAAGGGGTCTCCCCTTCTCGTCAGTTTCCGTTAGATCTGACCCTGCTAAGAAGATACCAAGACAACGTGCGAATGCTTGTTGCCATTCTTCTGTGCTCATTTCTTCTCCCGAAGGGTTAAGCCAAAGAATGTCTTTAATATCTGTTCCCTGGATTTTGCGTCCTTGAAAAAAGTGTATTCGGTGGAGGATAGGATGAGCCTTGCGAAAGGATATTATATCTCTTACAAACTTTAGTAGTTTTTTATCTTCTAGTTTAAAATCCCAGTGCATCCAAGTAAGTTCATTATCCTGACAGTAAGCATTATTGTTTCCTTCCTGTGTGCGATTAACCTCATCTCCCATGAGTAACATAGGCACTCCCTGAGAGAGAAAAAGTGTAGCAAGAAAATTCTTTTTCTGGCGAGCCCTGAGCTTTAATATTTCAGGGTCGTCTGTTTTTCCTTCAGCACCGCAGTTCCAGCTCAAATTATTATCTGTACCATCTTTGTTATCCTCTTGATTGGCCTCATTATGTTTTTCATTGTAGCTAACAAGATCATTTAAGGTAAAACCGTCGTGCGCTGTTATAAAGTTAATTGAGGCAACGGGATGCCTTCCTGAAAGGGCGTATAAATCAGATGAACCTGTTATCCTATAGGCAAGCTCGCCAATAAGGTCACCATCACCTTTCCAATATTTACGTATACAATCTCTATATTTATCATTCCATTCTGCCCACCCTGGTGGAAAGTTTCCTACCTGATAGCCACCCTCACCTAAATCCCAAGGCTCAGCGATTAGTTTAACCTGAGAAATAATAGGATCTTGGCAGATAATATCAAAAAAACTTCCCAATCTATTTACTTCGTGCAGCTCCCTAGCCAAGGTTGCGGCTAAATCGAATCTAAAGCCATCTACATGCATATCTAGAATCCAATAACGAAGGCTGTCCATAATAAGCTGTAAAACCCTCGGATTGTCCATGTTTAGGGAATTACCACAACCCGTATAATCCATATAGTATCTGGGATTATCGTCAATGAGTTTATAGTAGGATGTGTTATCTATTCCTTTAAAACAAAACGTTGGTCCAAGGTGGTTTCCCTCAGCTGTGTGATTATAGACTACGTCAAGTATGATCTCAATACCTGCAGCATGAAGAGCCTTAACCATTGTCTTAAACTCAGAGATCTCCCCTGTTGCACTATAGCGCATATCTGGTGCAAAAAAGCCAATAGAGTTGTAACCCCAGTAATTTCTAAGCCCTTTTTCAACAAGATAATAATCATCTACAAAACTGTGAATTGGCATAAGCTCAATTGCTGTTATACCCAGCTTCTTTAAGTAAGTAATGGAAGGCTCACTACCAAGGCCAGCATAGGTTCCGCGAAGGCTTTCTGGAAGCTCTGCATTAAGCTTAGAAAAGCCCTTTACATGCATCTCATAAATAACTGTTTCATGCCAGGGAATATTAAGTTTTTGATCTAGCTCCCATGTAAAAGCCTGTTCAATAACGCAGCTTTTTGGCATGAAGAGAGCGTTATCTTTCTCATCAAAGGAGATGTCTTCATCTGGGTCATCCATATTATAACCGAAGTGAGAATTGTCCCATTTTAGCTCACCAACAATTGATTTAGCATAAGGATCTAAAAGAAGTTTGTTTGGATTGAATCTAAAACCTTCATTAGGTTTGTATGGGCCATATACCCTATAGCCATAGATTTGACCAGGTCGTATCTCTGGAAGGTAAGCATGCCATATTTGATCTGTTTGTTCTGGCATTTGTATGCGCTCAATTTCTTTCTGCCCATAGTTATCAAATAAACACAGCTCAACCTTTTCAGCATGTTCGCTAAAAAGAGCAAAGTTTACACCCATTCCATTCCATGTTGCACCTAATGGATAAGGTTTTCCTCGCCAAACATCACATTTTTTTGTTGTCCTTTTATTCTTCATTTTTTTATCCTATATATTAATTAATTTTAAATTATATTTTAAATAAATTTATTTTACAATTAAAATTGTTTAATTGTTTAAAAGATAGATGTATAAAAAACTAATTTATGAAAATTGTTGCCATTAATAGTTTTGTAACAAATTAAAGTTCATCTAATTCTTCCAGGATCATGGAATATTGTAAAACTATTTCTATTAGTTAATCCGACTAGTGTCATGTTTGATTTTTTAGCTAAATCTATTCCAAACTTGGATGGTGCTGTGCGTGAAACAACGATTGGAATCTTTGCACGAATACATTTCAGTATCATTTCTGAGGTTAATCTCCCAGTTGAAATCAAAACACCATCACTTGATAAGATGTTTAAAAGAATATAACCTATAATTTTATCTATTGTATTATGCCTTCCTATATCATCTGATGTAATAACCTCCCCTTCAGTATTTACGAAATAAGCCTTATGGGCACATCTAGTTGCACTATATAAATCAGATTCTTTTTCCATAACCTTAAAATGATATAAAATATCGGCTGCACTAATTTTAAATACTGAATCAATTGTTTTGATATCATCATATGTTTTATCCAAAATTTTACCGTTGCCACAGCCTGATGTAATGGTCCAAGTGTATTTGGTAGCAAGGGGTCTTGGATCTTTTAGGTAAACATATATATTGTAATTTTCGCATATTCTATAATTAACAACATCGTCTACACCATTTATTATCCCAGAAGTAAATAAGAAGCCATAGGTAAATTCCTTTTGCTGATCAGGAATAAGCATAGCAGATGCAAAAAGCTCTCCATTTATATGAATTTTATGTCTTATCTCTTTGACAACAAAGGATTCATCTTCAGAAAATGCGCCGTCATATCTAATTGTTTTACAGTGAGTAACTAATTTTTTTGATAATTTCAATTGCGCTTTTGTAATTCCTGTATTCATATATAATTTATTAAACCTATTAGATTTATATCATTAATTTCATACATTACATGAATAATGTAAATTTGATATAAAATACTTGTTAAACAAGACATTGGTTAGTTATATATATTTTTCATTTCTAAGCTTTTTATAATGCGCACTATGAAGAACTTTTACCTCTTCAGCATCTTTATACCCGTAAAGCATGCTTTTGAGAGAGCCCTTAATTGCAAATACACTCATGTATATATGCACGATAAACATGGCAAGTAGTGCCACACCAAGAAAAATATGTATTATTGCAGAAATTCGCAGCATATCTGTTGTTCCCGCAAAAAAATACATAGTATAACCAGTAACAGCCATAACAATTCCACCGATTGTTGCAAGCCAAAACCATACCTTTTGGCCAGCATTAAACTTATCTGCCTTTATAATTTTTTGGGATTTACTCAGATATCCACCCATGACAAGAAACCATTTTATATCGTAAATTTTAGGTATAGCATTTTTAACCCATAAGATAAAAAGAATTAAAGCATCAATAGTGAAAACTACGGCAATAATACCATGAGTATATCGTAAAAATCTAACGAAAGTTCCACCGCCAAAAAGGCTTCCGTAGATAATACTAAGCCCCGATAAAAGCATAACCACAAAAGTTACTGCAGCTATCCAGTGGATTACCCTTTCTAAAAGACTATACCATGGTATTTTTTCATCACTATGTGCAAATTTGAACGCACCGAATACTAAAAAATGAAGCAGAAAAGCCAGAGGTGTGGCTATAATTATTAAAGAATAAATGTTTTTAAAATATTTCTCTTGTAAAATTGTAAAAGTTTGTCCATATTTTTGCCAGTCACCGGTATAAACTTTATTAATATCTTTATAGTATTCAGAGGATGAAATTGCTCCATAAGAACGGATAATCTGAGGTTTCTTACTTTCTGTAGCTATCCCGGTGGTAGTAATTATGAAAAAAAACAAAATAAAACCAATAATTAACTTTTTCATACCCTTACGCTCCTTTTTAAATGTTTCAGAGCACAAAATTTCAAA is a window from the Deferribacterota bacterium genome containing:
- the glgX gene encoding glycogen debranching protein GlgX, producing the protein MKNKRTTKKCDVWRGKPYPLGATWNGMGVNFALFSEHAEKVELCLFDNYGQKEIERIQMPEQTDQIWHAYLPEIRPGQIYGYRVYGPYKPNEGFRFNPNKLLLDPYAKSIVGELKWDNSHFGYNMDDPDEDISFDEKDNALFMPKSCVIEQAFTWELDQKLNIPWHETVIYEMHVKGFSKLNAELPESLRGTYAGLGSEPSITYLKKLGITAIELMPIHSFVDDYYLVEKGLRNYWGYNSIGFFAPDMRYSATGEISEFKTMVKALHAAGIEIILDVVYNHTAEGNHLGPTFCFKGIDNTSYYKLIDDNPRYYMDYTGCGNSLNMDNPRVLQLIMDSLRYWILDMHVDGFRFDLAATLARELHEVNRLGSFFDIICQDPIISQVKLIAEPWDLGEGGYQVGNFPPGWAEWNDKYRDCIRKYWKGDGDLIGELAYRITGSSDLYALSGRHPVASINFITAHDGFTLNDLVSYNEKHNEANQEDNKDGTDNNLSWNCGAEGKTDDPEILKLRARQKKNFLATLFLSQGVPMLLMGDEVNRTQEGNNNAYCQDNELTWMHWDFKLEDKKLLKFVRDIISFRKAHPILHRIHFFQGRKIQGTDIKDILWLNPSGEEMSTEEWQQAFARCLGIFLAGSDLTETDEKGRPLSDDHLLILLNAHYELIPFKIPSLLNNGSWEVVFDTFDDKRKGCRYDPDKEYPLESRSLVVLLNPRTEE
- the fdhD gene encoding formate dehydrogenase accessory sulfurtransferase FdhD yields the protein MNTGITKAQLKLSKKLVTHCKTIRYDGAFSEDESFVVKEIRHKIHINGELFASAMLIPDQQKEFTYGFLFTSGIINGVDDVVNYRICENYNIYVYLKDPRPLATKYTWTITSGCGNGKILDKTYDDIKTIDSVFKISAADILYHFKVMEKESDLYSATRCAHKAYFVNTEGEVITSDDIGRHNTIDKIIGYILLNILSSDGVLISTGRLTSEMILKCIRAKIPIVVSRTAPSKFGIDLAKKSNMTLVGLTNRNSFTIFHDPGRIR
- a CDS encoding formate dehydrogenase subunit gamma, coding for MKKLIIGFILFFFIITTTGIATESKKPQIIRSYGAISSSEYYKDINKVYTGDWQKYGQTFTILQEKYFKNIYSLIIIATPLAFLLHFLVFGAFKFAHSDEKIPWYSLLERVIHWIAAVTFVVMLLSGLSIIYGSLFGGGTFVRFLRYTHGIIAVVFTIDALILFILWVKNAIPKIYDIKWFLVMGGYLSKSQKIIKADKFNAGQKVWFWLATIGGIVMAVTGYTMYFFAGTTDMLRISAIIHIFLGVALLAMFIVHIYMSVFAIKGSLKSMLYGYKDAEEVKVLHSAHYKKLRNEKYI